In one window of Calypte anna isolate BGI_N300 chromosome 1, bCalAnn1_v1.p, whole genome shotgun sequence DNA:
- the ING1 gene encoding inhibitor of growth protein 1 isoform X2 — MAAPGTLPSPGRGTRGLQGSAREILKDLDDYYEKFKRETDAVQKRRMLHCIQRALIRSQELGDEKIQIVSQMVELVENRTRQVDSHVELFETCQETNDTTGNSGKASQDKSKNETITQAEKPNNKRSRRQRNNENRENASNNHDHDDITSGTPKEKKAKTSKKKKRSKAKAEREASPPDLPIDPNEPTYCLCNQVSYGEMIGCDNDECPIEWFHFSCVGLNHKPKGKWYCPKCRGENEKTMDKALEKSKKERAYNR; from the coding sequence AGATTCTGAAGGACCTGGATGACTACTATGAAAAATTTAAACGAGAGACAGATGCAGTGCAGAAGAGGAGAATGTTGCACTGCATACAGAGAGCGCTGATTCGGAGTCAGGAACTGGGGGACGAGAAGATCCAAATCGTCAGTCAGATGGTGGAGCTCGTTGAGAACAGAACCAGGCAAGTGGACAGCCATGTGGAACTGTTTGAAACTTGTCAAGAGACTAATGATACCACTGGCAACAGTGGGAAAGCCAGCCAGGATAAGTCAAAGAATGAGACAATCACGCAGGCTGAAAAGCCCAACAATAAGAGATCAAGGCGGCAAAGAAATAACGAGAACCGAGAGAACGCTTCTAATAATCACGATCACGATGATATCACCTCAGGAACTccaaaggagaagaaagcaaaaacgTCCAAGAAGAAGAAACGATCCAAGGCTAAAGCAGAGAGGGAAGCTTCTCCCCCAGACCTTCCCATTGACCCCAACGAGCCAACATACTGCTTATGCAACCAAGTCTCCTATGGAGAAATGATAGGATGCGATAACGATGAGTGCCCCATTGAGTGGTTTCACTTTTCCTGTGTGGGACTCAATCATAAACCAAAGGGCAAATGGTACTGCCCCAAATGTAGAGGAGAAAACGAGAAAACTATGGACAAGGCATTGGAGAAGTCTAAAAAAGAAAGGGCCTACAACAGGTAG
- the ING1 gene encoding inhibitor of growth protein 1 isoform X3: MLHCIQRALIRSQELGDEKIQIVSQMVELVENRTRQVDSHVELFETCQETNDTTGNSGKASQDKSKNETITQAEKPNNKRSRRQRNNENRENASNNHDHDDITSGTPKEKKAKTSKKKKRSKAKAEREASPPDLPIDPNEPTYCLCNQVSYGEMIGCDNDECPIEWFHFSCVGLNHKPKGKWYCPKCRGENEKTMDKALEKSKKERAYNR, translated from the coding sequence ATGTTGCACTGCATACAGAGAGCGCTGATTCGGAGTCAGGAACTGGGGGACGAGAAGATCCAAATCGTCAGTCAGATGGTGGAGCTCGTTGAGAACAGAACCAGGCAAGTGGACAGCCATGTGGAACTGTTTGAAACTTGTCAAGAGACTAATGATACCACTGGCAACAGTGGGAAAGCCAGCCAGGATAAGTCAAAGAATGAGACAATCACGCAGGCTGAAAAGCCCAACAATAAGAGATCAAGGCGGCAAAGAAATAACGAGAACCGAGAGAACGCTTCTAATAATCACGATCACGATGATATCACCTCAGGAACTccaaaggagaagaaagcaaaaacgTCCAAGAAGAAGAAACGATCCAAGGCTAAAGCAGAGAGGGAAGCTTCTCCCCCAGACCTTCCCATTGACCCCAACGAGCCAACATACTGCTTATGCAACCAAGTCTCCTATGGAGAAATGATAGGATGCGATAACGATGAGTGCCCCATTGAGTGGTTTCACTTTTCCTGTGTGGGACTCAATCATAAACCAAAGGGCAAATGGTACTGCCCCAAATGTAGAGGAGAAAACGAGAAAACTATGGACAAGGCATTGGAGAAGTCTAAAAAAGAAAGGGCCTACAACAGGTAG